The following coding sequences are from one Diachasmimorpha longicaudata isolate KC_UGA_2023 chromosome 6, iyDiaLong2, whole genome shotgun sequence window:
- the LOC135163686 gene encoding insulin-like growth factor 1 receptor — protein sequence MLFDHEMSPKCNIFRENLRIAKVILIILCTSFSHCHREKDSLQAPRDLTVFVFEESSEDIFTKEKYTVLKFNISWLQPEISLRLKYYSILISPVENDPNNHEDSLDGLSDCPLEESIFHTTGSAQETNIVLPENNVFSDIPELTIRPTCTYEIQVIAQPRTAGEANTAKINVTIPKCVGNSCDCRDAYEHLPVPQVYGEVLESGEIEIRWEIAENHSLVSSYVLSYAIPLLISKNDLPVYNISKLVQLPCNTSNYVMNIDLSTSISSPMGHAIFLATEDRNGCLGKPFAFSMTNTPKLQMSTERIRNGTVYILIGVVCIVILGGVSVVCTRRCDKYNMILPSSPAGIPALTGISHRVQWVNSILKKHNSLYIYHDNETGSPEFKEDSFEISYERLKLSKELGKGQFGRVYLGYLDNDFPVAVKLSNPSTKFDELEARRQLLDEIQTMKRVGSHSHLVKLIGCCTLPDNPICVVLEYVEGGDLLCYLHQLRDTLITECGDSRQCGQHVSDMNAMELDGRIYVNIKNNELLSMAGGIDNKRFTSFALDIARGMEHLEKNGIVHRDLAARNILLTPNKSLKIADFGLSREGVYIIQENGIGGRRLPARWMAPETLSDRAFSNKSDVWSYGVVLWEIESLGSFPYAEIQDDEILHHIVKIGSRLPLPGGISTVHHEIMRRCWATRPTDRPNFSDIVERLATPNPPSPTIASSNPCYALQLSAYSFLLTYE from the exons ATG TTGTTCGACCATGAGATGTCTCCGAAGTGTAATATCTTTCGCGAAAATCTTCGCATTGCGAAGGTGATTTTAATTATCCTGTGCACTTCGTTCAGTCACTGCCATCGAGAAAAGGATTCACTGCAGGCGCCTCGTGATCTAACGGTCTTTGTTTTTGAGGAATCATCAGAGGACATTTTTACCAAGGAAAAATATACTGTTCTGAAGTTCAATATTTCTTGGCTGCAACCGGAAATATCTCTTCGACTGAAATATTACAG taTTTTAATTAGTCCGGTGGAAAATGATCCGAATAATCATGAAGATTCATTGGACGGACTCAGCGATTGTCCACTTGAGGAAAGCATTTTTCACACGACGGGAAGTGCACAGGAGACGAACATTGTGTTGCCGGAGAATAATGTTTTCTCCGACATTCCGGAATTGACAATCAGGCCCACATGCACGTATGAAATACAAGTCATCGCCCAGCCTCGCACTGCCGGGGAAGCCAATACTGCCAAG ATTAACGTTACAATACCAAAGTGTGTTGGTAATTCATGCGATTGTCGAGATGCTTATGAACACCTTCCCGTTCCTCAAGTTTACGGTGAAGTTCTGGAGTCTGGGGAGATCGAAATCAGATGGGAAATAGCCGAGAATCATTCCCTCGTGAGTTCGTATGTATTGAG CTACGCCATTCCTCTGCTGATTTCAAAAAACGATCTACCTGTCTACAACATATCTAAACTAGTTCAACTGCCTTGTAATACATCAAACTACGTTATGAATATTGATTTGAGCACTTCAATTTCATCACCAATGGGGCATGCAATATTTTTAGCAACTGAGGATAGAAATGGATGTCTCGGCAAACCTTTCGCCTTTTCCATGACTAACACACCTAAATTGCAGATGTCAACTGAGAGAATACGTAAT GGGACTGTCTACATCTTAATCGGAGTCGTCTGTATCGTGATCTTAGGAGGTGTGAGCGTAGTTTGCACTCGGAGATGTGACAAGTATAATATGATATTGCCGAGTTCACCAGCCGG AATTCCCGCGCTGACAGGAATTTCCCACCGAGTCCAATGGGTCAATTCAATTCTGAAAAAGCACAATAGTCTGTACATCTACCATGATAACGAG ACTGGAAGTCCAGAATTCAAAGAGGATTCATTCGAAATATCGTACGAGAGGCTAAAATTATCGAAGGAGCTGGGGAAAGGACAGTTTGGCAGAGTTTACCTGGGGTATCTCGATAATGATTTTCCAGTTGCTGTTAAACTATCGAATCCATCAACAAAATTCGATGAGTTGGAGGCACGTCGACAGCTACTCGATGAAATTCAAACGATGAAACGAGTTGGATCGCATTCACATCTTGTTAAATTGATCGGATGTTGCACACTACCTGATAATCCAATTTGCGTCGTTCTGGAGTACGTGGAGGGAGGCGATTTACTCTGCTATCTGCATCAATTGAGGGACACGCTTATCACAGAATGCGGGGATTCCCGTCAGTGCGGACAGCATGTGTCAGACA tgaATGCGATGGAGCTGGATGGCCGGATTTATGTAAATATCAAGAACAATGAGTTGCTCTCAATGGCTGGTGGAATTGACAATAAACGATTCACCTCGTTCGCATTGGATATTGCCAGGGGGATGGAGCACCTTGAGAAAAATGGTATTGTGCATCGGGATCTAGCTGCCAGGAATATTCTCCTGACGCCCAACAAATCTTTGAAG ATAGCGGACTTCGGCCTATCCCGCGAGGGTGTGTACATAATCCAGGAGAACGGAATCGGCGGCCGTCGTCTCCCCGCTCGTTGGATGGCCCCAGAGACCCTCAGCGATCGAGCTTTCTCGAACAAAAGTGACGTGTGGTCGTACGGTGTCGTATTATGGGAGATAGAGAGTCTCGGATCATTCCCATACGCCGAAATCCAGGACGACGAGATCCTGCACCACATCGTGAAAATTGGCAGTCGCTTGCCCCTCCCCGGGGGCATAAGCACAGTTCACCACGAGATAATGCGACGTTGCTGGGCCACACGACCGACGGATCGTCCGAATTTCTCCGATATTGTGGAGCGTCTTGCCACACCCAACCCACCCTCGCCCACCATCGCCAGCAGCAATCCATGCTACGCCCTGCAGCTCTCGGCCTACAGCTTCCTCTTGACTTATGAATAA